Proteins from a genomic interval of Kitasatospora herbaricolor:
- a CDS encoding single-stranded DNA-binding protein: MSVGETPVTVVGNLTDDPELRFTPAGVAMAKFTIASTPRTYDKNTGQWRDGTALFLRVTAWREMAEHVTESLTKGMRVVATGRLVQHNWQTPEGENRSMLGLDLDDIGPSLRFATAKVTRTQRPGQPTQTPAADPWSTAAPAPASAPAGGGFGQEPPF, translated from the coding sequence GTGTCCGTCGGAGAAACCCCCGTCACCGTCGTCGGCAACCTGACCGACGACCCCGAACTGCGCTTCACCCCCGCCGGCGTGGCGATGGCCAAGTTCACCATCGCCTCCACCCCGCGCACCTACGACAAGAACACCGGCCAGTGGCGCGACGGCACCGCCCTGTTCCTGCGGGTCACCGCCTGGCGCGAGATGGCCGAGCACGTCACCGAGTCCCTCACCAAGGGAATGCGGGTCGTCGCCACCGGCCGCCTGGTCCAGCACAACTGGCAGACCCCCGAGGGCGAGAACCGCTCCATGCTCGGCCTCGACCTCGACGACATCGGCCCGTCCCTGCGCTTCGCCACCGCCAAGGTCACCCGCACCCAGCGCCCCGGCCAGCCCACCCAGACCCCCGCCGCCGACCCCTGGTCCACCGCCGCCCCCGCGCCCGCCAGCGCCCCGGCGGGCGGCGGCTTCGGCCAGGAACCGCCGTTCTAG
- a CDS encoding DUF6197 family protein: MTRTRTAALLALPDLAFVADGGELVREIERYLATQPKPQPTRYAVPTVCPHGQAPVTWDLGMTRPQPTAMDRLRRRPPAPTPIDTATHLRLLSRYLTVHGWCQGLLWDESGRRCLLGAQLAVLAAGYGTQATAMDARRHLMEQFTAQDPTVRTVDQWNDHPGRTAAQVHRALDIAAARAARH; this comes from the coding sequence ATGACCCGCACCCGCACCGCCGCGCTGCTCGCACTGCCGGACCTCGCGTTCGTGGCCGACGGCGGCGAACTGGTCCGCGAGATCGAGCGCTACCTCGCCACCCAGCCCAAGCCCCAGCCGACCCGGTACGCCGTCCCCACGGTCTGCCCGCACGGCCAGGCCCCGGTCACGTGGGACCTGGGCATGACCCGCCCGCAGCCCACCGCCATGGACCGCCTGCGCCGCCGCCCGCCGGCCCCGACCCCGATCGACACCGCCACCCACCTGCGCCTGCTCTCCCGCTACCTCACCGTCCACGGCTGGTGCCAGGGGCTCCTCTGGGACGAGTCCGGCCGCCGCTGCCTGCTCGGCGCCCAACTCGCCGTCCTCGCCGCCGGATACGGCACCCAGGCCACCGCCATGGACGCCCGCCGCCACCTGATGGAGCAGTTCACCGCCCAGGACCCCACCGTCCGCACCGTCGACCAGTGGAACGACCACCCCGGCCGCACCGCCGCCCAGGTCCACCGCGCCCTGGACATCGCCGCCGCCCGCGCCGCCCGCCACTGA
- a CDS encoding FtsK/SpoIIIE domain-containing protein: MNHEDHDPNPLPDPATNTPNADGGDVLPFPDRFAKTTPANGSTPAPVPAPVAAAGPEGDSVYLPPVVAASGREDPAGDRPLVPAWIRTREGRRTMTRARAKQLRRSARRWLARQSTTRGHAAQAWRGIRRSHQWTAGFEGAHVQAAGHQAHIAAREARDLARRARFTLLPGDRALAQKQSEAALAVAVAAVAAHKKAKSNRRRIRFARALVAYGIPAAAVLAAYGALGTAGLLLGATAVLGFEAFLGRRPDRETVWDADVRALSDGDPLTESMLDRAFKAAKVIGESQRLTMVTPCAIDPAVPNAWHAVIDLPDITVKKARDKADEIAAAMGIDRTNLDIRQVGSNGRRMAIWACGQDPFLATRRNPLAAGRTKQVNTWRDGFPLAFDKRGNVLRPTLSDYSFLFAGATRSGKGMGLANLLAAAMLDPRVRIRLFDGKGAGEYVPHARALATFVRRNPGRLVKFLRLMVEEMNRRTEILVEAGLSKANEKLIDKLGGIELVIIDELATYTAKNGPSGKYAEEITELLAQIAAVGAAVGIVLALATQYPEAEIVTPRLRGNLAARMAMRVESPGASNVVLGDGMVGQGYDASKIPIEKTSRGRAWLTTPDTGVIEVRSLFIDEAAGEILPLIETGVQLRKAAGCLPGHDDDPIEAAMLRQTGVSASAGGTDGLGSVIRRTVLDHMITAAEQADGGLVTVMDLLARLSDIDPDRYARTERESANAWQSRASKALKSELAGLGAEVEQIRITQADGSRPMGYALADLRTAAAGVGTAA, from the coding sequence GTGAACCACGAGGACCACGACCCGAACCCCCTGCCCGACCCCGCCACGAACACCCCGAACGCCGACGGCGGCGACGTGCTGCCGTTCCCCGACCGCTTCGCCAAAACCACCCCCGCCAACGGGTCCACCCCGGCCCCCGTTCCCGCCCCCGTGGCGGCCGCGGGCCCCGAGGGCGACTCGGTGTACCTGCCGCCGGTGGTGGCGGCAAGCGGACGGGAGGACCCGGCCGGGGACCGGCCGCTGGTCCCGGCGTGGATCCGCACCCGTGAGGGGCGGCGCACGATGACCCGCGCCCGCGCCAAGCAGCTGCGGCGCTCCGCGCGACGGTGGCTGGCCCGCCAGAGCACCACCCGCGGGCACGCCGCCCAGGCCTGGCGCGGCATACGGCGATCCCACCAGTGGACGGCCGGGTTCGAGGGCGCCCACGTGCAGGCCGCCGGCCACCAGGCCCACATCGCCGCCCGCGAGGCCCGCGACCTGGCCCGCCGCGCCCGCTTCACCCTGCTGCCCGGCGACCGGGCACTGGCCCAGAAGCAGTCCGAGGCCGCCCTCGCCGTCGCCGTGGCCGCGGTCGCCGCACACAAGAAGGCCAAGTCCAACCGGCGCCGGATCCGCTTCGCCCGCGCCTTGGTCGCCTACGGCATCCCCGCCGCCGCCGTCCTCGCCGCCTACGGTGCCCTGGGCACCGCCGGGCTGCTGCTCGGGGCGACCGCCGTCCTCGGCTTCGAGGCGTTCCTCGGCCGCCGCCCCGACCGGGAGACGGTGTGGGACGCGGACGTGCGGGCGCTGTCCGACGGGGACCCGCTGACCGAGTCGATGCTCGACCGGGCGTTCAAGGCCGCCAAGGTCATCGGCGAGTCCCAGCGCCTGACCATGGTCACCCCCTGCGCCATCGACCCTGCCGTACCGAACGCCTGGCACGCCGTGATCGACCTGCCCGACATCACCGTCAAGAAGGCCCGCGACAAGGCGGACGAGATCGCCGCCGCGATGGGCATCGACCGCACCAACCTCGACATCCGCCAGGTCGGCTCCAACGGCCGCCGGATGGCGATCTGGGCCTGCGGCCAGGACCCGTTCCTCGCCACCCGCCGCAACCCCCTCGCGGCCGGCCGCACCAAGCAGGTCAACACCTGGCGCGACGGCTTCCCCCTCGCCTTCGACAAGCGCGGCAACGTCCTGCGCCCGACCCTGTCCGACTACTCGTTCCTGTTCGCCGGCGCCACCCGCTCCGGCAAGGGCATGGGCCTGGCCAACCTGCTCGCCGCCGCCATGCTCGACCCCCGGGTGCGGATCCGGCTCTTCGACGGCAAGGGCGCCGGCGAGTACGTCCCCCACGCCCGCGCGCTGGCCACGTTCGTGCGCCGCAACCCCGGACGGCTCGTCAAGTTCCTGCGCCTGATGGTCGAGGAGATGAACCGTCGCACCGAGATCCTGGTCGAGGCCGGGCTCTCGAAGGCGAACGAGAAGCTGATCGACAAGCTCGGCGGGATCGAGCTGGTCATCATCGACGAACTCGCCACCTACACCGCCAAGAACGGCCCCTCCGGCAAGTACGCCGAGGAGATCACCGAACTTCTCGCGCAGATCGCCGCCGTCGGCGCCGCGGTCGGCATCGTCCTGGCGCTGGCCACCCAGTACCCCGAGGCCGAGATCGTCACCCCCCGCCTGCGCGGCAACCTCGCCGCCCGCATGGCGATGCGAGTCGAGTCGCCGGGCGCGTCCAACGTCGTCCTCGGGGACGGCATGGTCGGCCAAGGCTACGACGCCTCCAAGATCCCGATCGAGAAGACCAGCCGGGGCCGCGCCTGGCTGACCACCCCCGACACCGGCGTCATCGAGGTCCGCTCCCTGTTCATCGACGAGGCCGCCGGCGAGATCCTGCCGCTGATCGAGACCGGGGTGCAGCTGCGCAAGGCCGCCGGATGCCTGCCCGGCCACGACGACGACCCGATCGAGGCCGCCATGCTCCGCCAGACCGGCGTCAGCGCCTCCGCCGGCGGCACCGACGGCCTCGGCTCGGTGATCCGCCGCACCGTCCTCGACCACATGATCACCGCTGCCGAGCAGGCCGACGGTGGCCTGGTCACCGTCATGGACCTGCTCGCCCGACTCTCCGACATCGACCCGGACCGCTACGCCCGCACCGAGCGTGAGAGCGCGAACGCCTGGCAGTCCCGCGCCTCCAAGGCCCTGAAGAGCGAACTGGCCGGCCTCGGGGCCGAGGTGGAGCAGATCCGCATCACCCAGGCCGACGGCTCCCGGCCGATGGGCTACGCCCTGGCCGACCTGCGCACCGCCGCCGCTGGCGTGGGCACAGCCGCCTGA
- a CDS encoding DNA cytosine methyltransferase, with protein MTLTYIDFFCGAGGSSTGAKAVPGVKPVLAANHWDKAIASHTANFPDADHFLGDLHDADVAKFPAGDIFWASPECPKWSNARGKKRDFDKQPDLFGDTLPDEATDRSRALMWDVPRYLEAMAARGRPVLAGVVENVIDVRAWDLWQAWVQDIRDLGYATRLIALNSMHARPRITAAAPQSRDRLYLAYWRRDLGRTPDWDKWLRPQAWCPGCEKVVRAVQVFKKRGADMGRYRQQYLYRCPHVTCRNTVIEPPVLPAAAIIDWSLPGRRIGDGKPNRKTFTPYAPATQDRIRAGLAKYAVPMLAPAGGTWRDEATPVTAPAPTRTTRENDGLAVPPLLIPAEGRDGKVAAPTTEPLRTQTARNETGLAWMPFIAELRGGSSDARPVLEALATVTASGNHHGLATAPGNPGPDWASLLLPYYGHSTARPVSEPIGALTTRDRYALVKGDQVPVEEVLFRMLEPGEIGAAMAFPTAYTVLGNKREKVRLFGNAVTPPVAEVIVSALVEAITGHDLPTGSGS; from the coding sequence GTGACGCTGACCTACATCGACTTCTTCTGCGGCGCCGGCGGCAGCAGCACCGGCGCGAAGGCCGTCCCCGGCGTGAAGCCGGTGCTCGCCGCCAACCACTGGGACAAGGCCATCGCCTCCCACACCGCGAACTTCCCCGACGCCGACCACTTCCTCGGCGACCTCCACGACGCGGACGTCGCCAAGTTCCCCGCCGGGGACATCTTCTGGGCCTCCCCCGAATGCCCGAAGTGGTCGAACGCCCGCGGCAAGAAGCGGGACTTCGACAAGCAGCCCGACCTGTTCGGCGACACCCTCCCCGACGAGGCCACCGACCGCTCCCGCGCCCTGATGTGGGACGTCCCGCGCTACCTGGAAGCCATGGCCGCCCGCGGCCGCCCGGTCCTCGCCGGCGTCGTCGAGAACGTCATCGACGTCCGCGCGTGGGACCTCTGGCAGGCATGGGTGCAGGACATCCGCGACCTCGGCTACGCCACCCGCCTGATCGCCCTCAACTCCATGCACGCCCGCCCCCGGATCACGGCCGCCGCCCCTCAGTCCCGCGACCGCCTCTACCTCGCCTACTGGCGCCGCGACCTGGGCCGCACCCCGGACTGGGACAAGTGGCTGCGCCCTCAGGCGTGGTGCCCCGGCTGCGAGAAAGTCGTCCGGGCGGTGCAGGTGTTCAAGAAGCGCGGCGCCGACATGGGCCGCTACCGCCAGCAGTACCTCTACCGCTGCCCGCACGTCACCTGCCGCAACACCGTCATCGAGCCGCCCGTCCTCCCGGCCGCCGCCATCATCGACTGGTCGCTGCCCGGGCGCCGCATCGGCGACGGCAAGCCCAACCGCAAGACGTTCACCCCCTACGCCCCCGCCACCCAGGACCGCATCCGGGCGGGCCTGGCCAAGTACGCGGTGCCGATGCTCGCCCCGGCCGGCGGCACCTGGCGCGACGAGGCAACCCCCGTCACCGCCCCGGCCCCCACCCGCACCACCCGCGAGAACGACGGCCTCGCCGTCCCCCCGCTCCTCATCCCCGCCGAGGGCCGCGACGGCAAGGTCGCCGCCCCCACCACCGAGCCCCTGCGCACCCAGACCGCCCGCAACGAGACCGGCCTCGCGTGGATGCCGTTCATCGCCGAACTGCGGGGCGGTAGTTCGGACGCCCGGCCCGTGCTGGAAGCCCTCGCCACCGTCACCGCCTCCGGCAACCACCACGGCCTCGCCACCGCCCCCGGCAACCCCGGGCCCGACTGGGCGTCCCTGCTGCTGCCCTACTACGGCCACAGCACCGCCCGCCCCGTCTCCGAGCCCATCGGCGCCCTCACCACCCGCGACCGCTACGCCCTCGTCAAGGGCGACCAGGTCCCGGTGGAGGAAGTGCTGTTCCGGATGCTGGAGCCCGGCGAGATCGGCGCCGCCATGGCCTTCCCCACCGCCTACACCGTCCTCGGCAACAAGCGGGAGAAGGTCCGCCTGTTCGGCAACGCCGTCACCCCGCCCGTCGCCGAGGTCATCGTCTCCGCCCTCGTCGAAGCCATCACCGGCCACGACCTGCCCACCGGCAGCGGCTCGTGA
- the glnA gene encoding type I glutamate--ammonia ligase, translated as MGKQQEFVLRTLEERDIRFVRLWFTDVLGFLKSVAVAPAELEQAFEEGIGFDGSAIEGFARVYESDMIAKPDPTTFQILPWRSETPGTARMFCDIMMPDGSPSYADPRFVLKRTLEKASSLGFTFYTHPEIEFFLLKNLPGDGTAPIPADQSGYFDHTPRGVGHDFRRQAITMLESMGISVEFSHHEGAPGQQEIDLRYADALSTADNIMTFRLVMKEVALEQGVHASFMPKPFSEYPGSGMHTHLSLFEGDRNAFHESGAEYQLSKTGRSFIAGLLRHAAETAAVTNQWVNSYKRIWGGSQRTAGAGGEAPSYICWGHNNRSALIRVPMYKPGKQGSTRVEVRSLDTGCNPYLAYAVTLAAGLKGIEEGYELPAGADDDVWALSDSERRAMGIQPMPQNLGEAIDLMQRSELVAETLGEHVFDFFLRNKRQEWEEYRSEVTPFELRKNLQVL; from the coding sequence ATGGGCAAGCAGCAGGAGTTCGTGCTTCGTACGCTCGAAGAGCGTGACATCCGTTTTGTCCGGCTGTGGTTCACCGATGTGCTCGGGTTCCTGAAGTCGGTCGCCGTGGCTCCTGCGGAGCTGGAACAGGCCTTCGAGGAGGGCATCGGCTTCGACGGCTCGGCGATCGAGGGCTTCGCCCGGGTCTACGAGTCCGACATGATCGCCAAGCCGGACCCGACCACCTTCCAGATCCTGCCCTGGCGCTCCGAGACCCCGGGCACCGCGCGGATGTTCTGCGACATCATGATGCCGGACGGCTCGCCCTCCTACGCGGACCCGCGGTTCGTGCTGAAGCGCACCCTGGAGAAGGCCTCCAGCCTCGGCTTCACCTTCTACACCCACCCCGAGATCGAGTTCTTCCTGCTGAAGAACCTCCCGGGCGACGGCACCGCGCCGATCCCGGCCGACCAGTCCGGCTACTTCGACCACACGCCGCGCGGCGTCGGCCACGACTTCCGCCGCCAGGCCATCACCATGCTGGAGTCGATGGGCATCTCGGTGGAGTTCTCCCACCACGAGGGCGCCCCCGGCCAGCAGGAGATCGACCTGCGCTACGCGGACGCACTCTCCACCGCCGACAACATCATGACCTTCCGTCTGGTCATGAAGGAGGTCGCACTGGAGCAGGGCGTGCACGCCAGCTTCATGCCCAAGCCGTTCTCCGAGTACCCCGGCTCGGGCATGCACACCCACCTCTCGCTCTTCGAGGGCGACCGGAACGCCTTCCACGAGTCCGGCGCCGAGTACCAGCTCTCCAAGACCGGCCGCTCGTTCATCGCCGGCCTGCTGCGGCACGCCGCCGAGACGGCCGCCGTCACCAACCAGTGGGTGAACTCCTACAAGCGGATCTGGGGCGGCTCGCAGCGCACGGCCGGCGCCGGCGGCGAGGCCCCCTCGTACATCTGCTGGGGCCACAACAACCGCTCCGCGCTGATCCGCGTCCCGATGTACAAGCCCGGCAAGCAGGGCTCCACCCGGGTCGAGGTCCGCTCGCTGGACACCGGCTGCAACCCCTACCTCGCCTACGCCGTCACGCTGGCCGCGGGCCTGAAGGGCATCGAGGAGGGCTACGAACTCCCGGCCGGCGCCGACGACGACGTGTGGGCGCTCTCGGACTCCGAGCGCCGCGCGATGGGCATCCAGCCGATGCCGCAGAACCTCGGCGAGGCCATCGACCTGATGCAGCGCAGCGAGCTGGTGGCCGAGACCCTCGGCGAGCACGTCTTCGACTTCTTCCTGCGCAACAAGCGCCAGGAGTGGGAGGAGTACCGCTCCGAGGTCACGCCGTTCGAGCTGCGCAAGAACCTCCAGGTGCTGTAA
- a CDS encoding tyrosine-type recombinase/integrase — MAGHIQDRWYKTEPGPDGKPRRVKTERHGAGSRYRARYIGPDGAEKSMAFPDRQKRQAEQWLANIEADMSRGQYIDPQAARVTFRQFAERWLESQTTDLNTRSSVEAQVRRHAIPYLGIRPMDSFQPSHIREWLSELEKVIPASSYRRVIFGNVSSIFMAAMEDRLRTTNPCRSRAVTPPGRAPGRVRPWTADRVSAVRAGLPARYRAMVDAAGACGLRQGEVFGLPIDEIRSDTGWLHVGYQVKDIGGRVVFAPPKRGKVRDVPLPERVADIFAAHLEVFPPEEVTLPWLTPDGPLVTKQLLFSREQGGPVRRSDFNTYAWKPALVSAGVIPPPEKWARFQASREDGMHALRHFYASVLLDAGESVKALSGYLGHTDPGFTLRVYTHLMPSSDGRTRRAVDALYDSLGWAAASRSHGPETAQE, encoded by the coding sequence ATGGCCGGACACATCCAAGACCGCTGGTACAAGACCGAACCGGGCCCAGACGGCAAGCCCCGGAGGGTCAAGACAGAGCGGCACGGAGCCGGTTCGCGGTATCGGGCCCGGTACATCGGCCCGGACGGCGCCGAGAAGAGCATGGCCTTCCCCGACCGGCAGAAGCGGCAGGCCGAGCAGTGGCTGGCCAACATCGAGGCCGACATGTCGCGCGGACAGTACATCGACCCGCAGGCGGCTCGGGTGACGTTCCGGCAGTTCGCGGAGCGGTGGCTGGAGTCACAGACCACCGATCTGAATACGCGATCGTCGGTCGAGGCACAGGTCCGGCGGCACGCGATCCCGTACCTCGGTATCCGCCCGATGGACTCGTTCCAGCCGTCGCACATCCGGGAGTGGCTGAGCGAGCTGGAGAAGGTGATCCCCGCGTCCTCGTATCGCCGGGTCATCTTCGGGAACGTCTCCAGCATCTTCATGGCTGCGATGGAGGATCGGCTCCGGACCACGAATCCGTGCCGCTCTCGGGCCGTGACGCCGCCCGGGCGGGCCCCGGGTCGTGTCCGCCCTTGGACGGCGGATCGGGTCTCGGCCGTACGGGCCGGGCTGCCAGCCCGCTACAGAGCGATGGTGGACGCCGCCGGCGCCTGCGGTCTCAGGCAGGGCGAGGTGTTCGGTCTGCCGATTGACGAGATCCGCTCCGACACTGGCTGGCTGCACGTGGGTTACCAGGTCAAGGACATCGGCGGGCGGGTGGTGTTCGCGCCCCCGAAGCGCGGGAAGGTCCGCGATGTACCGCTGCCGGAGCGGGTCGCCGACATCTTCGCGGCGCACCTGGAGGTGTTCCCGCCAGAAGAAGTGACCCTGCCCTGGCTGACACCCGACGGGCCCCTGGTCACCAAGCAGCTGCTGTTCTCGCGCGAGCAGGGCGGCCCGGTTCGGCGGAGCGACTTCAACACCTATGCGTGGAAGCCCGCGCTCGTGAGTGCGGGTGTGATCCCTCCCCCGGAGAAGTGGGCGCGTTTCCAGGCCTCCCGAGAGGACGGGATGCATGCCCTGCGGCACTTCTACGCCTCGGTACTGCTCGACGCCGGCGAGAGCGTCAAGGCGCTCAGCGGGTACCTCGGGCACACCGATCCGGGGTTCACGCTCCGGGTCTACACGCACCTGATGCCGAGCAGCGACGGACGGACACGACGGGCCGTGGACGCGCTCTACGACTCCCTCGGTTGGGCCGCCGCTTCACGGTCCCACGGCCCAGAGACGGCCCAGGAGTGA
- a CDS encoding DNA primase: MTTHPQLGAAQAVARRGRHLLLLAIGLAQARLPVLPLRAGKLPVGNCPACAKSRCGDRPHMKAAGPCACPAPCHGWAAATTNPTVLTGPHWATAWREATAVAYHPAGAGVSVLDLDTPEAVVWARATLPPTRTVATDRGEHWIYRGVMRSANSVRPGVDIKSHGSYVRWLGPGAGTMAPLPTDVQNLAGKEETTPAPSGGGVASSPTAPRWSRSASGRCRHTVTYLATGLHRGVAKIRAHETSGASSQTFGVARFLAAQHAHCPGPCDLNTVARTLMDAAMSVGVPADSAARAVTNGFAAAGHAA, encoded by the coding sequence ATGACCACACACCCGCAGCTCGGCGCCGCCCAGGCAGTCGCCCGGCGCGGTCGGCACCTCCTGCTGCTCGCCATCGGGCTCGCGCAAGCCCGCCTGCCCGTGCTGCCGCTGCGCGCCGGGAAGCTCCCGGTCGGGAACTGCCCCGCATGCGCCAAGAGCCGCTGCGGCGACCGGCCGCACATGAAGGCAGCCGGACCGTGCGCGTGCCCGGCGCCGTGCCACGGTTGGGCCGCCGCGACCACCAACCCCACCGTCCTCACCGGCCCGCACTGGGCCACGGCGTGGAGGGAGGCCACCGCCGTGGCCTACCACCCGGCCGGCGCCGGAGTGAGCGTCCTCGACCTCGACACCCCCGAGGCCGTCGTATGGGCCCGCGCCACCCTCCCGCCCACGCGGACCGTGGCCACCGACCGGGGAGAGCACTGGATCTACCGGGGCGTCATGCGCTCGGCCAACTCCGTGCGCCCGGGCGTCGACATCAAGTCCCATGGCAGCTACGTCCGATGGCTCGGCCCCGGCGCCGGAACCATGGCCCCGCTGCCGACCGACGTGCAGAACCTGGCGGGCAAGGAAGAGACCACCCCCGCCCCCTCGGGGGGAGGGGTGGCCTCTTCTCCCACCGCGCCACGGTGGTCCCGCAGCGCCAGCGGCCGGTGCCGCCACACGGTCACGTACCTGGCCACCGGCCTGCACCGCGGCGTCGCCAAAATCCGGGCACACGAGACGTCCGGCGCCAGCTCCCAGACGTTTGGCGTCGCCCGCTTCCTGGCCGCCCAGCACGCCCACTGCCCCGGCCCCTGCGACCTGAACACCGTCGCCCGGACCCTCATGGACGCCGCCATGTCCGTCGGCGTTCCCGCCGACTCCGCCGCCCGCGCCGTCACCAACGGCTTCGCCGCCGCCGGCCACGCCGCATGA
- a CDS encoding AAA family ATPase, translating into MTRPVDTQEARPAPHLRIVGDDDPHAPWPDEPDPWSDPWAPPTPAPHTSPATPPQAPARPRTTWTAAELMATTFPEPKWAVPGFFAEGVSLLAGPPKVGKSWLSLGLGLDVAAGRPAFGTVPVTAGPVLYLALEDTGRRLQNRMTKLLDGRPAPHGLTLETECPPMPQGGAQMLANWLTANPTARLVVIDVFAKVRGTSAPGASAYDADYAAIGHIKAIADHFAVAVILVHHVRKMASDDFLAEVSGTNGLAGAADATLVLKRARGKADGVLHITGRDVDEAEHALAFQPDTGSWLLLDGPVSDHTIGDTRATILSHVRTHPGARPKDIATATGLDIDLARRTCSRMAEAGQLHRDASGAYTAPDSPDTLPLT; encoded by the coding sequence ATGACCCGCCCCGTCGACACCCAGGAAGCCCGGCCCGCACCGCACCTGCGGATCGTCGGCGACGACGACCCGCACGCCCCCTGGCCGGACGAACCGGACCCCTGGTCCGACCCCTGGGCCCCGCCCACCCCGGCGCCCCACACGTCCCCGGCAACGCCGCCCCAGGCACCTGCGCGGCCCCGCACCACCTGGACCGCCGCCGAGCTGATGGCCACCACCTTCCCCGAACCCAAATGGGCCGTCCCAGGGTTCTTCGCCGAAGGCGTCAGCCTGCTCGCCGGACCGCCCAAGGTCGGCAAGTCCTGGCTCTCCCTCGGGCTCGGCCTCGACGTCGCCGCCGGACGCCCCGCCTTCGGCACCGTCCCCGTCACCGCCGGCCCCGTCCTCTACCTCGCCCTGGAGGACACCGGACGCCGACTCCAGAACCGCATGACCAAGCTCCTCGACGGCCGCCCCGCACCGCACGGCCTCACCTTGGAGACCGAGTGCCCGCCGATGCCGCAGGGCGGCGCCCAGATGCTCGCCAACTGGCTCACCGCCAACCCCACCGCGCGCCTGGTCGTCATCGACGTCTTCGCCAAGGTCCGCGGCACCTCCGCCCCCGGCGCATCCGCCTACGACGCCGACTACGCCGCCATCGGCCACATCAAGGCCATCGCCGACCACTTCGCCGTCGCCGTCATCCTCGTCCACCACGTCCGCAAGATGGCCTCCGACGACTTCCTCGCCGAAGTCTCAGGCACCAACGGCCTCGCGGGCGCCGCCGACGCCACCCTCGTCCTCAAACGCGCACGCGGCAAAGCCGACGGCGTCCTGCACATCACCGGCCGCGACGTCGACGAAGCCGAACACGCCCTCGCCTTCCAGCCCGACACCGGCAGCTGGCTCCTCCTCGACGGACCCGTCAGCGACCACACCATCGGCGACACCCGCGCCACCATCCTCAGCCACGTCCGCACCCACCCCGGTGCCCGCCCCAAGGACATCGCCACCGCCACCGGCCTCGACATCGACCTGGCCCGCCGCACCTGCTCCCGCATGGCCGAAGCCGGCCAGCTCCACCGCGACGCCAGCGGCGCCTACACCGCCCCCGACTCCCCGGACACCCTCCCCCTCACCTGA
- a CDS encoding helix-turn-helix domain-containing protein, whose amino-acid sequence MANRQTRRTESIASIDARPARTLPARYLEPEEVAELFGVPLETVYQWRRKRTGPPGFRVGRHLRYDPAEVAQWVADQSREVA is encoded by the coding sequence ATGGCCAACCGCCAGACCCGCCGTACGGAGTCGATCGCATCGATCGACGCTCGGCCCGCAAGAACGCTGCCCGCCCGCTACCTGGAGCCCGAGGAGGTCGCAGAACTCTTCGGTGTGCCCCTGGAGACCGTCTACCAGTGGCGTCGAAAGCGCACCGGCCCTCCCGGATTCCGAGTTGGCAGGCACCTGCGGTACGACCCCGCTGAAGTCGCCCAGTGGGTCGCCGATCAGAGTCGAGAGGTGGCCTGA